The Chelonia mydas isolate rCheMyd1 chromosome 1, rCheMyd1.pri.v2, whole genome shotgun sequence nucleotide sequence AACCGAAAGATCGATTATTCACCCATCTCTACTTGTGGCCTTAATGAAAATGTTCTGGAAACTGTTGTGTTTATAACAGCTCCTCATAATAAATCCATTTGTTTAGCTTGCAGTGGGCCAATTCCTGAAGTCCACACTTAGACTAAATTCCAAACTGCTGTGAGAGTTTTGCTTGAGAGAGCAAAGAGTAACTACTTCAGGAATTTACTCTGTAATAGGTGCAGGGTGTCCTCACCATACAAGCCAGACTGAGAACCAGTTCTCCTCTGCCTTATACTGTGTGTAGTAACTGATACCTGTGCAAAATCAGTTTCAAGTGGCTGTAAGATATAACCTAGTCAGAACAGATTGTGTTTTATGCCCAGTTTGcccaggtataaatgactacacaagatacaagtctgggccccattgtgttcTTATACCAGTTTTGCACATAGCTTTTCAACAGCATTACCTTGATGTACTCTAGAATGAGATCGATATCCAGGTCTCCGTTTTCTGCTACCTTTCCTGAGTCATATTTATTAAgatgtaacaaaaagaaaaaaaaagtcacagaacaCACCCTGGCTCTCTTTGTCTAGGGTCTCATTCCACACAAACTACAACAAGCAAAAGGAGGGAAATTCAGTCCGAAACATAGTAAAATTGCCCAGGCAGCTGTTTGGATGAGTTCTTCCTGTAGGCTCCTTGGCTTATCTCTTTCAAGTCCCAGTTTCCTCTAAGGGAAAAGTTAGTGAGTTATATAACCTCCTGGTGCTTAATTGACAGGGAAACATGGACCACTTGGCAAGAAGACCCAACTTCTTAATCCCTGATGGGCTTGGATACATCCCTTTTTGTGCTCACAGGGTTCCTTGTGTATATGATCCACCTGCCAGGGTCCTTGATCATCCTCATTTCCCAGCAATAAGGCAGGACTGGGTCTTGGTGCTTTATCATCCTGTTGTCTACAATGGTTAATTCAGATTTTTAATATCGCTCAAACTCCCTTCACAATAATGTTCTCTACTATTTTGCTTATCAACATGAATCATTTATCAATGTGTATCATATCTCCCCCTAGAGAAGATAATTatctggaaagagaaaaagacagagagaaaagataACTAGGATGGTAAGAGACGTGCTGttgtaaataatactttgcagttCTACAAGGGAAGTAAGCACCATATGCCAGTTTTAGAGATGAGGTaagagaagcacagagaggttacaGGATTGCTCATAGTCTCCTGAGTCCCTAGCTGTATGCTAAGTCCATTAGACCACAGCTACCCTCACTGGGGGAGAAGTGTCATTCTGCCCATGCCAATCTATCTACCTCTGCCCTCAAGCACGACCCCAGAGACTTATCAGATAATATACTGTATTCTCCCACCTGTCCCATTCTGAAGAGAAGCAAGTTGAAACAATCATACATTACTTACAGGAGTCTCTTGATCCCTATGCATTGATGTAGTGTCAGAAATATAGCATTTATCAAACTTCTGTGGCTTGGTGTCACAGCCCCGGTCCAGAAGAGTCCGAGAAGAGTCCAGGCACTACCTCTGATTTGGGATTTCTGAGTATACTTTTGGGATGCAGATTCTCTTTCTAGCACCCGTTTCTGAGAACTGAGACCCCACAGTCTGAATGCCTGGTCTCTGTGACTTGTGCTGGCACCTCCGCTGCTCAAACATGTCTTttcccagagctccaaccttgagGATTCTCTAGTTTACCATTTAATTCTTTGGGGACACTGAATAATTGAACCAAACAGACCTAGACCTTGCAAAGATTTCTAGCACAATTATTCTTTACTTTAGGTAACACAAGAGAGAAAGAGATCTaggacaaaattttaaaaaaagcctgtaTGCCATTCACTGCCTCACTTCCTGCAGCATTCTTGTGGGATTTGGGCCAGTGTCCTTTCCAGTCATtcactcctgcagctcctggtttCCTTTCTGGACCATGGAGAGAGACAGACCATCTTTCCATTGTCTCTCAAATGGTCAGCAAGAGACCCTTCCTTTTACAACTTCCAGACCCCTTTTTCAGGTGACCCCCTGATCAGCCTCATCAGGAGATCCAAGTCCCCCACCTTTGCCTGGCTAGCAGTTCACTTTGCAGAATCACTCTTGGTTTGGCCACCTTCTTTGGCATACCCATTGTATGGCCCAGGTAGACCTATTCAAATGACAACAAGTCTTGATAGACCACTCACCCAACCCAGACACACTACTACACTGATCACCTATTACTCCCAGCGAGCATCTCTGGAAAGAAGTTAACCCCCTGCGGTCAGGTAACAGGCAGCACAAGATTAAACAGGTAAACTGAGTCTCACATAATATTTCATAAACATACTACAGAAGTGTCCCACATTCTCCACACCTGGCAATAATAAATCATTTATATCATATTTTCTCTCTGTTAGATTGATACTGTGATTGATAGAGAAGGTAAACTGAGAGAATAGTGACCAACTCAAGGGTAGGTATGAGTGACTCATGAGGGAAAATGCGCAGCCTACCTTTGCCACATAAACCTCCCACTTAGATTAATATCCAAACCCTCATTCCTGTTTCTTGATCATGCACCTGGGCTGAACAGGGGTTACCCCAAAATAAGTACACAGGTGGAGTCCGGATACAAAATAACCCTCCCAAGATAAGCAGTATCTGAAATGACTGAGCAAACATATGGGTATAAAATTAGCTTTTCTACAGATTTTCACACTGTACTAATTGTCCTAACCACCCTGAAGGTTCAGGACCGAGGACTGCAAGCGACAATGGAACACAAGGGGTGCTGGGTACTGGCAATTGTCCTTATTTTAGGGCTCAGCAGCCTCGCTAATGGATACATACAACTATGTAAGTGCATTGGTTTCATTTTTTATGTGTTGATAACAAGCAAAGTCTTGTGCTGATTATTTGGTTAATCAAACCAAGTAATACATTCAAGGGAAGTCTGGGAGAAATCTTAATTTTATCTAAAGAGCTCTGTTAAACCACCAAGCTCTTTCTTGAGGATTGTATCCTTTTACTCATCATTATTATCagtaataattattatttcttGAGCACCATTTGGCCCAAAAGTTTACAGTCAAATTAGCTTCCATTTTTTGTGGGACGCTGCAAAATCTGTCTTTTCTATTACCAAGAACTGTACATAATGCCACAATAAGtgaaatgaaatcaaaattaggaTTCTTTGAGGATTTTTAATGTTACCATTTTATAGAAAGTCTGTTTTATTGCAGTAGTGGGGTTATCACAGAATGGGATCTTAATCCTTCTAAGATCCCTTGCAATGGAATGCAAAATTTCTTATTACAAATTCAGCTTATTAGTAACAATCAAATGTCAGAACCACAAATGATGAAGACATTCTTCTTCTTATTTTCATATACAGAACAGCTGActaaaacatttgaaaacaaTTCCCTTATATGTCAATTAGCTCatgtgtttttccttttcctcattTGTAGCCATATCACGGTCTTAAAGTATAAAGATGATCTCAGCTCTTGTCCCATAAATACTTGCACACATGAGTGACTTTATAATGCTGCATGGTCCCATTAGTTACTCATGTatgcatgtgtttgcaggattggggctagagtttttttaaaaaaaacaaaaagcactaTGCaggttttaaataactttttctaaaaaatctgtgCAGATCACAATGGGCTTGAGATTGATCTCACATccacccatcattttatattgtATTAAGTGAGTGAAGTTCTTAATGTttttcggggggcgggggcgtgTCAATTCCATAAATTGTCTGTCAGTCAGTCAATACCTTGACCGCAAGTAATTCTCTACTCTAAAAAGAGCAAGAGTTTGTGGTGATGTATGTAGACAGCAATCTGTGTTTGAAATCACAACTGGCCATTAGCCCTAAATTGAACTTCTACGATTAAGACAGGGTTCTGTAACAAAGCCTTCACTTACTACTCTAACTGAAAACACAATGCTTGGTGTTGCAAATTGGTCCTCATCACTAAAGACAACTTTATagtagctttaaaacaaacctaagggGAAGCTGTCAACGGACCGTGGAATTCTGAAGCACCGGGAGAAAACTGTGGCAGAGATGCAGAAACAACAAAAGTGCCATGGGCGGTACATTGTTAACATGAATGGAAAGGAAAGTTGTAACACCCTAAATCATTTGGAAAGGACAAGTAACTCAAAATTCTGTGAAAACCTGACATTTAAATGTACTCACTTGCAATGTATCATGTAGGTAAATGCTTTGCCATTAAAGGCTCTGGAAAATCTCAAGCCAATGGCACTATTTGAATTAGCAAGGCCTGCCTGCATGAGTGAGATGTTTCTGCATCCAACAATTGCAATTCATTTGGGCCCTGATTGAACAAAGCACGAAAGCATGTGCTTACCGTTAAGGACACAaagcccttgacttcagtgggagcacacATGAGCTTAAAGGTAGGCATGTGTGAAAGTGCTTTGATGAATCTGGTCCTCAAGATGCTAAAAGCAGCTCAAAGAGATTTTTGTCAAaagaaacagacaaagaaagaaccCTTTAAATGTGATGTTTGCAAAGGACACAAATAATGCGGGGACTGATACTGCAGACAGTCAATCAAAACTCCCATCAAAATGAGCCCTGCAGAGAAGTTTATCATCTAGAAGTTAATAAGCCAAAACAAGAGGGAATACAGAGACTTAATTGTTTCCTCTGTTGGGATTGCAGCATTGGCAACTCTCACAGTTTAACAAGTGTCTGGTgctatttggtgcttttcttaaagcccctcTTCTGGAGTCATGAAAGTtagaggagaatctcagctttcatttgaaaaataaggCAGTTTCTaaccctcctggttgcagagaaaaacttgaaaacgtAGCCCAAATGTAACCGAAAGGCCCAGAAGCCAGAAAACAAATCAAAAGAACCCAAATTATATATTTGttcatttgggattttttaaaatatcatagtTTTAAACCAATTGAATGAGTTTTTGGGGCCTAACTCAcaatttttgaacacttgaggcTGGCAATACTGGGATTGTGAGTCATCGTCTCCAAACAGTTTTCTCACAGGAGGAATAACAGCTGCAACAGGAAACAATAAAGTTTACAATgaattaaaagttttaaataggACTCATTTTATTACTTACAACTGACATCACCATTGTTATTGAATGGATGGGAGACTGTAGCCAAGGTATGTTTTGTTCCAGCAGTTTAGTTATAATGAAAGTATTATATTTATAGAAGCATTTGATGTCTATCAATTACCATTACAATATGAATTTGAGGCATATTGATACTAAGGAACATATTTTGCCCTTGGATGCATGTGGGCTGAAATTAATGTGAGCTTCAGTGGGTGATGTTTACATAGATAACAAACCATGCTGTGTTACGCTAGGCTGGGTAAGGGATCTAAGAactataaaccctcatgcttcataTTTCATGAACCAATATCTAACAAAGGGGTTTAGAAAGGAACTTCCTCTACGGGCAGAGAATTCCATAATTACTTGCTATAGGGTTTTTGCACCTTTtttgaagcatctgatactggccaATATCAGAGAcaagatgctgggctagatggactgctGGTCTGATGCGGCATGATAATCCCTAGGTTCCTGTGTGCTCATCCAAGTGTGAAGATCACAGTGCAGAGTGGCcctaaataattaaatgaaactCACACAATCAGTTAACTTGACTTTGTTTTAAACAGCTCAAGAGCAATGTGCGCAGCAGCCATCTGCCAGAGTGAACTGTGGTTATCCGTACATCAGTGCTGAGGCATGCAACAACAGAGGGTGCTGTTTTGATAACTCTATTGTTGGTGTCGTCTGGTGCTTCTTTCCTAGGACAGAAGAAGGTAATAGAGCCATGGGCCTGTTTTTCCCAGTTTCTGAATACACGGAAAACATCACTGTAGTATAGATTAGCTCAGTGTGATTAACCTAAAGCAGTAGTTGGATGGGAGAAAATCGTCTGTAAACAAATGACAGTTCTGGGCTGGGATTATGTGCTAAAACTCCAGGAGGCACAGAACACACAGGACAAGCCAGCGGCAGAGAGGGCCAAAGCCTTTAATCTACTTTGGGGAACCTTCCCAATTCTGGACACCTTCCAATTCTGGGCTAGGCAGTGGCCAAAACTTGGCAGAATATGAGTGAGCGTGAGGATGGGGGAAAAATCAGTGTCTGGGGAAAGCAGTGGCACGGCGGGTGAGAAAGGAGAATATCCATCTACATATCCATTCCTTAATTTATTGGATTATTTTTACGTACATAGTAAACACCATCTGACATATCCGAGACTGCATATTTCTGAAGTTCCGTTAGGGTTTGTGACTTATAAATTAATACTGTTGGGGAAACATGGGACTTTTGGTGCTGCTCTGTAAAACATTAGAACTGAACAAAATTTGGAATTTTGGTCCCATGGGAAATCCTGACATTTCCGCAAATTTTTTTCATCCCACAATGGGGTGAAAGGTGGAAAtttctatttgtttgtttgttttttgcagaatggaaattctaaAAACATTTGATTCACCATTGTTGAAACGATTGAAATGCAATATTTTGACAttcccaaaactgaaatgtttcatttcggtGTATTGAACTGAACCCAAACATTCAGCATTAATCTGCCTTTTCCCATTGTGGCTCATTGCCTCTTGGGAGCTATAATTCAGGGGTTTGATGTCCCTATCCTCCCCTATGGGCCAGACTACATCTCACATGATACACCCAGAGTCATGTTACTCCCATTATGCATCATGCAGCTTGATCAGAGGGAAATCCACTTTGGATTGTGGGAGATGTAGTAttccagggagcctggcccaaaGGAGAAGATGGTGCCTCCAACTACAGCTCCCATAAGGCAATGCACTGATAGGGAAATTCAGCTTAATGTTTTGTTGAactaattcaaaacaaaatgttttggatcagttcaacaaaacaaaatatgctgATCTGGGTTTAACTGatccaaaattaaatatttcatttcaggtttcCTGATGAAAAATCAATTTGGGGGGCAAAATCAAAATTCTCCTGTGGAAATTTAAATTTTGCTGAAACTCATTTTCCATAGGAAAATCATTCCCAACCAACTATAGTAAACACCTTTGAAAGTTAGCTAGCCCTGTCTTTGACGTGGAATGGACAGACTTTGGTTTGGAAGCAGATATCAATgatgtgcttttgttttgttttgattccaGAATGTGGCATCTAGAGTGAATCTGTCTCTCTCCGCTGAAATTCCTGAAGCAGGACAAGAACAGAAAGCTTTCCTGTCTTACACTATGATTTACATTAATTGCCGAGCCATTTTTGGCTCTTGTACTTTTGCTTTTCAGTGAGATGGCTCACCACTTCTGTCCACAAATGTTTCAATACTTTACTATACAAAGCACATGTCTTAATAAAAGCGGCAAACTAAAAGCTTTAAAGCAGTTTCCAATTCTTCTGCAATTACCTTGGGGCTAGATTCTGATTTGTGCTAGGGACTAAGAGGGATTACAAATCCCCCAACATCCCTATAAGGGCCCTTGGATATAGGTATGCGTGAACAGGTGTCCCACACATGTTGGAAATGGGCAGAAGCTTTACCTGCAATGGTAATAACAAGCAGAACATCTGTAAAATATGTATGTCTTATGTAACTCTTCATGGCACAGAAAGAATGCAGAGTGCCAAATGagaccaaaacaaaaagagagaaattgaTGTAATCAGTGCTTCTGAATGATCTGACTCTTGACAGTTTTTCTTCAGGAAATAGATCTTCCAAAATATACTTCCTAGATAGGTTCCCTTTTATGGAACTTCTAAAGATAGGCCTCACTACTGAGGCATTGTACTACCTTAAAACTACTAACCATCTCTCTAACAATCTGATCCCTGCCCAGTTACTTTATccttcaaaataattttaaagatgaTGTAGGAAAAAGATTAACCCTTATTGTGATAACTTTCCCAAGACTTTGTGCTTTTATCCTGCATTATGAATCAGGATTTAAACGGCTAGTAAGTTGAAGATACAGCACAGAAGAGAAGCACAGAAAATCCTTTTACTTaatattctctttatttttttaatgtacttaaAATGAGTTACAGAAGGTAGTTGTACATGTAATGTATACCACTTCTCGCACAGTCGCTAATGAGAGGTTTGTGTTTTGGCTTAGTTTTATAGTATTCACTATAGAATCACACCCTGAAATAATGAGTTTACATTGACACTAGCACTAGATAACATTTTTGGGAGGCCTGGTGCTTTTTGGTCTAGAAAGGGTTAGTTTGGGGAGCAGGCAAAGTCCATGACTATGACCCATACCCAACCTTTTAATTTTGCAGGCCTATATAAATACAATATCCACGGCGATCTCAGCTTTAATTGTAAAACTGTCTGGCCTGTAGCAATAGGTTTGCCTTTTTAAGGCAAAGGATGAAACTTTGTCCGTATGATCTTTCCAAAAGCTCACTAGTTGCTCATATCATCCAGGATTGGCCATTTTACTGACCTGTAAAAAAACCAATAGGCAAGGGTCCCCTTATTACGAGTAGCCCTGTGGACCATTTAAGAATGGGAGTCAGTGTTGTATGAGCTGCCTCTAATGAGCTTAGGCCCACTACACAAATCGACAGCTTAATAGGATAAGAGGAAACCTTGCCCAATGAACTAAGCATTAGGACTGAGAGTAAGAGACTCATATTCTAACCCCTGCTCTGATACGGGTATCCTCTGGGGCTTCAGTcaagtcatttaatttttctGATGTTGTTCCGTGCCTGTAACATGGATCATCTACTAATAGGACCTCCATCATTGAAGTGTCTGAGCACGGAGTGACTGAATTTAGTCTCATAATACTCTTGTGAGgctattatcaccattttacaaatggggagctGAGGTACAAAGAAACTAAGggagaaatcctgactccactgaagttaatggcaaaactctcactgatttcaatggggccaggattccacccttGAGTGGCTTGTCTGAGGTCACACAAAGTCTGGGAGAGATCTGGGCATTGAACCTAGAATTCCCAAGTCCCATTTCAGTGCCATAGCTACAAAATCCTCCCTTGTAACTCTGTCACAGGGAGCAGGAGATtccttaatatttgtaaagcacaacTTGGAGTGCTAAAAATCACCAGAAGGAACATGTATAAAAGCATCTGAACAGCTCCCAGACAAAAAGGCGGGGAACGTGGGCAAGAAGGAGCACGTCTGTGGTGACACGGACTTCAGCATGATTCTCAGCATGATGAGGTGCTTAGCAACATGCTCCTCTCTTTGGCCTTACTCCTCCCAGGCATGAGTAACTTGACAATGCTCTCATTTATACAGGATTGGGTTTGTCTGCACACCCTGGCCTGTTCATCGCTCCTTCCTTGCATTTATACGGACTATATCTTTGTCCTGCTCTTCTGCTTCCTCCTTGATATTTTATCTGAAAATGTTCACCTAATGAGAAGATTGACCCTGTACCAGAACTGTACATAAGGAGAGCATGCACGCAAGTAATATACAGCATGCTTCATTAGTATGTGTGTACAGGAATGAAACTGTTGTAGACCTTCAGCTTTTCAGAATGAAGAAAGGAGAAGATGAGGAGCACAGAGAGTTGAGTAATGCTGCTTGATATGGCTTACTCTTTAAGAAGTTTCCCAGCACCCTCTAGTGCACAGTCGGTGACTATCTCATCTGAGAAAAGGCATTGGTATAAATAGGAACTAGGGTCATGGctaatttgtattattattaaatattgatATTGTGGGTAGTAGCAAGAGGCCAATCAGGCTGGGGTTCCATTAGGCTAGGCACtataaatgacagtccctgcatCAAAATTCTTATGAAAGATCCTAAAAATTCACTATAGACAAATAAATTGATTTCATGTGCAATTCATAATCCTGGGACACGTGAGCTCGCATTTTCTCCAGATTTGTATTCACAGCATTTTTCACTGGGTAAGAAAGTCCCTGGCATATGTTGGGCTTGATTTGCAAAGACAGCCACCTAATTTACACATGCAGGAAAGCATGAGCAAATTGACTTTGTGTGCATGTGACCGACGAGATACATCATTGtccatttgtgcacacaaattcCTGCTTTACTGGCACTGCCACaataaacacacatacaaattaaCCATGCATTTGTAATTACTTTTTGCACATGCCGTTGCAAATCTGACTCTTTGAACACCAGGCCTTtccttaaaaatgaaatattcacatttgcaaattattaattttaaaccaGTTATATCTTTACTACAAGTATATGTTCTGTCACGACTtcaaaggcttgtctacactgtgggggctTTGGCAGTATAGCTATGATGTCATAACCCAATAGCGTTGATGcatcctacagtgatggaaatagatttgtttacctgccgcatccgcaggttcagccgatcgcggctcccactagccgcggttcgctgctccaggccaatgcgggctgcgggaagcagcatgggccgagggatgtgctaactgctgcttcccgcagcccccattggcctggggcttaccctggagggcagtgtgccgaaggttgccgatccctgacctAGCATCTTGCATCCCaaccaaaacactttacaaacttaAACTGGGATAAAAACTATAGGCTTGAGCCTGCAAAAGCCCTTACTCTTGGGAGTAGGCTCTACTCATCCAAGtagtcacactgacttcaataggattaaGCAGTCAGGTTGATGGGAGTTGTAAACATGtataccagggctgaatttagcccaaagagaagttaagtgatttaTTCAAGGCCAAACAGCAAGCCAATGGTAACAgaaccaaattctgatctcattgcaaatctggagtaacttcattgaagCGTGGGAAGTATAAATCCAGAAGGAACAGCTGTAAAAGTTATAAGCTTGCAAAACCAGGGGAGTACTGCTAATATTGTTAATTTGTTTCTAGTGGCGCCCAAAATGTGCAATCTACAAATACAACAAAGggcacaatccctgccctgaaaagcttgcCTTCTAAGAACACAAAACAGAGTTGGAGGGCAAGAGAAAGAGGTTCAACGCAGTAATAAAATGGTCAGAGGGGAATTGGCAACATCCTCATTAAacaacattttaagaacatttgcaTTATAAGAAATACCAACCCCACAACTTAGCCACAATCAGCCAGTTCGTTTCTTGAAGGAACTAGGGTAGAATGTTGGTCTGCAGGAGAGACTTGAATGGGAAGGAAGTGACTGTGGACCAGCTCAGGAAGGATACTCCTTGCATAGGGGATAGTGTGGAAGAATGCAGACAAATGGAATGTCCAGGTTGTCATCACAGGCAGAACATTGGGATGGGAATAGGGGTATAATGGAAACTGTTCTTCAGCCTAACTATATTGGGAGATACCTGTAAGTGCCATAATATATATGTGGAACTAAACAAAGAGCAATACACTGCCCTGGATTCATGACAGAACTCCCCAGATTGGGTGTATACGTCTGAGAGCAGTCTATGAAATTCCAAATCATTCACTGGCAGATATGCTTGTCATTTCTGATTGAGAGTGAACAGGGACTAAGGCAGTAAtcttaaaataattaatactttatttgatttttgttaCATCATCATAAATGTTCTctgttttcagaaaacaaagcCCTAATTTGGAAAATAATGCACATACAAATCTCCTACAAGTATACAGAAATATACAAAGCTTAATGTATCGTTAGAATGCCTCACATCCTAAAGTTGGTAGTCAGGTCTATTTTGCCAATGAGCATGAACTACAAAGGTAACAAGCAACCTGAAGAAGACCAGGTTTATATATATCTACAACAGTGCAAATATATCTCAGCGCACAGGCAACAACTGTCTCTAAAGAAGCATAACAAAGTTGATTCCTAGTAATGCATCTTGCATCACGGAAACGAGAGAAAACAATTACATATTAGACAGACAGTGTATGCACACCTTTGCACACTGATTTAAAATGTTACTTGCATTGaatcttgctttttttaaaaaattaaataataacaataacaaattCAAGGGCAATATCTCACTACAAGTTCAACTGACTGAGATCAGGTATTGCACAAACAGTCTAAAACAAGTTAGCTAGAGTCCCAGCTACACTGTAggactgattttttccccctattaaAACATATCTATAATAAAAAATATCATTTTCCTTCCCCATCAGAGGAGGACACTACAAATGCAGTATATTAACTTTTGTAGCATGCTTTATGAACATTTTTCTGTCAgagcattttttatttatattgcattgtttttcaaaatattccCATTGGTAAAGGTTGGTATAGTCAGAATTAACCCAAGCAGCCTGGTTTTCTGAAGTAATAGAAAGAAGTCATTAATAGCATTTAATTTTAATGTGTTCCTAAAATAAGAAGTAATGGTGCAAAATCATGGATGTCACCAAAGTACAAAGATCTTTCAGAAACAAGGACTTCATATTGTCTCTACAATACACTTAAAGTACATTTTAGATTATTtaggggggaaggcagggggaaCACCATTAAATCCAGCACTTCCATTTTCAGTATTTCAATAAATTTTGCAAAGGCTGTTAAGATATTGGAATACCTAACATTGGCACCAAGGGCTCAGTTATGCCACTCTGTTTCTACACTATACAGTGCAACACCCAGTGAATAAGGACATGAAGTAACTT carries:
- the LOC122464075 gene encoding trefoil factor 3-like; translated protein: MEHKGCWVLAIVLILGLSSLANGYIQLSQEQCAQQPSARVNCGYPYISAEACNNRGCCFDNSIVGVVWCFFPRTEEECGI